A window from Myxococcaceae bacterium JPH2 encodes these proteins:
- the mce gene encoding methylmalonyl-CoA epimerase, which produces MIGRLNHVAIAVPDLEAASAQYRDTLGATVRAPQDEPDHGVTVVFIELPNTKIELLYPLGENSPIAGFLEKNPAGGIHHICYEVEDILAARDRLKAAGARVLG; this is translated from the coding sequence ATGATCGGACGGTTGAACCATGTCGCCATCGCGGTGCCCGATCTGGAGGCGGCGTCGGCGCAATATCGTGATACGCTCGGCGCTACCGTGCGCGCGCCGCAGGATGAACCGGATCACGGGGTGACGGTCGTCTTCATCGAACTGCCGAATACCAAGATCGAACTGCTTTATCCGCTGGGCGAGAACTCCCCCATCGCGGGCTTTCTGGAAAAGAACCCGGCCGGTGGCATCCATCACATCTGCTATGAGGTCGAGGATATCCTGGCCGCGCGGGATCGGCTGAAGGCCGCGGGCGCGCGGGTGCTGGG